From the genome of Candidatus Manganitrophaceae bacterium:
AAAAACCCGACGAGATGGTCGCCGGGGTGCGGGTGGAGGTCGATGAGCGGAAGCGAAGCCCGCTCGATTTTGCCCTCTGGAAATCGTCAAAGCCGGACGAGCCGGCCTGGAAGAGCCCATGGGGTCCGGGAAGACCGGGGTGGCATATTGAATGCTCGGCGATGGCGCTCCGTTTGCTGGGGGAGACATTTGATCTGCACGGCGGAGGAAAAGATTTGATCTTTCCTCACCATGAAAATGAGATCGCACAATCGGAAGCAGCGACCGGAAAGCAATTCGTTCGCACCTGGATTCACCACGGCTTCGTCACCATTGATCAGGAGAAGATGTCGAAGTCGCTCGGGAACTTTTTCACCCTTAAAGAGATCTTTGAAAAGGCCCCCAAATTCCCGGAGCCGGTGATTGCCGAGGTGATCCGCTTTTATCTCCTCTCCACCCATTATCGCTCCGCGGCTGATTTCTCCGATCAGAGCCTGAGTACCGCGAAGAGCGGGCTCGATCGCTTCTATGAGCTATTCCAACGGATCGAGGAGGTTGAAAAGAGAGGCGCTGTCCCCTCGGCGTCCGACTCCGGCGTCTGGAATCGTTTTCATGAAGCCTTCAAGGGGGCGATGGATGATGACTTCAACACCGCGAGGGCGATCGGCGTGCTTCAGGAGCTTCGCGCCGAGGTGAATGCCCGGCTGGCAAAAAATGAGACGGCTGATGTCGCCGCCGCAAAGAAGCTTTTCCAAACGCTGGGCGGGGTTCTCGGCCTCTTTCGCGTTCCGCCGGTTCAGTGGAGTCATCAGCCTTGGGAGAAAGGATTTTCTGCCGAAGCGACCCTGTCGGACCGAGCGGTGGAGGCCTTGATCCGGGAGCGGGAAGAGGCGCGCCGAAAGAAAGATTGGAAGAAGTCGGATGAAATTCGAGACCGACTGGCCCAGGCCGGGGTCGTTCTCGAAGACCGGCCGGACGGGTCGACGCGGGTGAAACGATGAGACGGCGAGAGGGACCCCCAAAAGAGCGACCGCAGCGCCCTCCGGAACGTCCTCCGGCGGCCGTCGAGGAGTCGGTGATCTATGGGGTGAATCCGATTCTCGAAGCGCTTCGAGCGAAGCGGCTCAATAAAATTTATCTGGCCCCG
Proteins encoded in this window:
- a CDS encoding cysteine--tRNA ligase, which translates into the protein MLRITNTLSGEKEGWSPPANREVRLYVCGVTVYEHCHLGHARSAVVFDVIRNYLEYHGLSVRYVKNFTDIDDKIIRRAQEEGKEWKEIAETFIASYKEDMTRLAVRPPTVAPKATDYIPEMIGLIEGLIAKGVAYTIGGDVYFEVAKSPGYGKLSKQKPDEMVAGVRVEVDERKRSPLDFALWKSSKPDEPAWKSPWGPGRPGWHIECSAMALRLLGETFDLHGGGKDLIFPHHENEIAQSEAATGKQFVRTWIHHGFVTIDQEKMSKSLGNFFTLKEIFEKAPKFPEPVIAEVIRFYLLSTHYRSAADFSDQSLSTAKSGLDRFYELFQRIEEVEKRGAVPSASDSGVWNRFHEAFKGAMDDDFNTARAIGVLQELRAEVNARLAKNETADVAAAKKLFQTLGGVLGLFRVPPVQWSHQPWEKGFSAEATLSDRAVEALIREREEARRKKDWKKSDEIRDRLAQAGVVLEDRPDGSTRVKR